The genomic interval GGATGCCGTGCCGGTCGCAGACCGCACGCACAGCACGCAGGTTGGCCATGGAGACCGGCTGGCCGCCGGCCATGTTCACCGTGAGGGCCACGTTAATGTAGGGAATGTTCTCGGCGCCGACGCGCTCGATCAGCGCCTCGAACTTGGCGATGTCCACGTTGCCCTTGAACGGGTGGATGGCGGTAGGGTCGTGAGCCTCGTCGATGATGACGTCGACGAAGGTGGCGCCCTGCATCTCCTGGTGGGTCCGGGTGGTGGTGAAGTACATGTTGCCGGGCACATAGGTGCCGGGCTTGATCAGGATGCGGGAGATCAGGTGCTCCGCCCCGCGCCCCTGGTGGGTGGGCACCACGTACTTGAAGCCGTAAATCTCGCGCACGGCCTCCTCCAGGCGGTAGAAGGAGCGGGCGCCCGCGTAGGCCTCGTCGCCCATCATCAGGGCTGCCCACTGGCGGTCTGACATGGCGTTGGTGCCGGAGTCGGTCAACAGGTCGATGTAGACGTCCTCGCTCTTGAGCAGGAAGGTGTTGTAGCCGGCGTCCTTGATGGCGCGCTCCCGTTCCGCGCGGGTCGTCATCCGGATCGGCTCCACGGCCTTGATCTTGAAGGGCTCTGCCACCGGTCGCTGCATGGATCAGACCTCCTGTCAGGCTCGGTGCGATTTTGGGCTCCAGGACCAGTATAGGAGTCCCCGGACTGACAGAACAAGTCGGCTTTACCTGAATAAAACATCGAAGCTGAACAGGGCAAAAGGAACGGGCCCCCGCCATCCTGTGGCGCAGGGCCCGCACTGGCACGGGCAGTCTTCAGACGGACTGGCCGGCCGCCAGCCGGCGCATGGCCTCCCAGGATTCCGGGGGGCCGACCACGGTAAGGAGGTCCCCCTGCTGCAGCACGGTGTTGCCGTGGGGCACGATCTTCTCGGCGCCCCGCAGCACCGAGACCACGAGCACCCCGGCGGGCAGCCGGGCATCCCGCAGCGCGGTGCCCACCAGCGGGCCGCCGGTCAGGGTGAAGTCCTGAATCTGCACGTCCCGGTCCTCGCCGGTGAGCAGCGCCGTCGCGCCGGGGCTCGTGAGCAGGCTCTCCACCAGCAGGGCGGGGGAGAGGTCGGGGTTGACCGCCTCCAGCCCCTCCTGGGCGGCCTCGGCCAGGCATTCCGGGGAGGTGGCGAAGAGGATCGCGCGGGGAATGCCGAACTGGCTGCGCCCCAGCCGGGCCGCGGCCAGGTTGGAGCGCTCGTCGCCCGTCAGGGCCACCAGGGCCCGGGCCCGCTCCGCCCCGGCCTGCCGCAGGCCCTCCTCCGCGGACGGATGGCTCAGCACGGCGCTGATGCCGGCGCCGGCGAACTCCTGCACGCGCTCGGGGTGCTCGTCCACTGCGCTGACCGGCACGCCGTGCGCCAGCAGGCGGCGCCCCAGGTGCAGCGAGAGCCGGTTCATGCCGGCCAGCACCACGCCGGTGCGCTCCGGTTCGGGCCCGGCGTCGCCGAGGATGCGGTTGAAGAGGATGGGCCCCAGGATCGCGGTGACGATCGCCACCAGGACCACCGCGGCGTGGGTGGAGGCGCCGTACGCGCCCACGGTGTAGGCGACGGCGGAGGCGGCGATGGTGACCGACATCTGCGTCGTCAAGAGGGCCATGCCGGCCAGCGTGCGGCGGAGCGGGTGCCAGATGGCCAGCAGCACCCCGGGCAGCGCCTTCACCAGGATCGTGCCCCCCAGGAGCAGCGGCACCAGCGCCAGCGCCGCGGGGTCGCTCAGCAGCGCCCGCAGGTCGAACTCCACGCCGACCATTACGAAGAAGATGGGGATCAGGAACCCGAAGCCCAGGGCGTCCAGCTTGTGGCTGATCTCCTCCCGGTGGCTGCCGGCCAGCATGGAGAGGAGCAGGCCGGCGAGGAAGGAGCCGAGGATGGCCTCGACGCCGACGGTCTGGGCCAGGGCGAGGAAGACCAGCATCAGGGCCCACGCGGCCCGCACCGAGATCTGCGCCGTGCCGCCGGTCAGCCCCTCCAGCAGCTTGAACCGCTGCAGCCACCGGGCGGCCAGGTAGACGAGGACGCCGAAGCCCAGCAGGGCCAGGATCCAGAGCGCCTCCAGGGCCGATCCGTTCAGCCTGACGGCTGCGAGCACCGACAGGCCCAGCATCGGCAGGAAGTCCGCGATGACGGCGGTGGAGAAGAGTACCTGCCCGAAGGGGTCGGCGAACATGTTGCGCTCCTTCAGAACGGGCATGATGATCGACAACCCGCACGTGGCGACGATCAGCGTGAGGAAGAGCGGCTCCTCCACCAGCCCGCGGGCGTGCAGCCGGTGTGCGAACCACCACGCGCCGTAAGCGGTGAGCAGGAAGAGCGCGGCCCCCAGCGCGAGCGGTTGGTGCAGGCGCGCCAGCCAGGCCGGGCGGCCCTTGGGGCGGGCCCCGCCGCCCACCAGCGCCGCCAGGTCGATCTCCATGCCGGCGAGGAACATCAGCGCTCCGATTCCGAGGAAGTTGAAGATCGAGAGCAGCTCGTCGCTGTGCACCAGGCCCAGGCCGCTCTTGCCCACGAGCATGCCCGCCAGGATCTCGCCTGCGGCGATCGGAACGCGGACGCGCCGCAGCCGGTTGAGCAGGAGCGGGACCACGAATGCGAGTACGGCGACCAGGACCAGGCTGCCCAGCGCAGGGCCGTGGTTGGGCAATAGGGTTCCTCCTTTCGCGTCGGATGCGCCATCTGGTAGTTTAGACGTGTTCCGGCGGGAGATCCGCACGGCGCAATCGATGCACATTTCCACTTGCGCTGCGGAGGCAGCGGAAGTCCGTATCAACTCGACATGCCCAGGTCACAGCCAGCGCGCCCATCCAGATTGCGGGCGCAGGCGCGCCACAATTTACTCCGGTGCGAACGCAGCCCCGGCGCGCACAATGTGCGTACATCGGCAACCGGGCTCTGAACATCCGAACGGATCGGCGCCCCAACAGGAGGAGGCAACGGATCGTGCCATTCAGCATCTACGTCGGAAATCTGCCCTGGCGCACCACACAGGAAGACCTTCGGGCCCTGTTTGAGCCGTACGGCGAGGTGGAGAGCGCTCGCATCATCACCGACCGTGAGACGGGCCGCTCCCGCGGCTTCGGCTTCGTGGACATGGCGGACGAGGAGGCGGGCCGCAGGGCCATCGCCGAGTTGAACAACTACGACTATGAGGGCCGCCCGCTCACCGTGAACGAGGCCCAGGCCCGTCAGGGCGGCATGTGAGCTTCGCCCTCCATTTCGGCCCCCTGCCCGACCGGACAATCCGGTCGGGCCTTTCGCGGTGCGCCCAGCATGGGCGCTGACTTGTTGGTGAAAGTCCAATACGGGCGAGGTGGCACCAGCCCGTTAGCCAAAGGCAAGGGCTGCCC from Symbiobacterium terraclitae carries:
- a CDS encoding RNA recognition motif domain-containing protein, whose translation is MPFSIYVGNLPWRTTQEDLRALFEPYGEVESARIITDRETGRSRGFGFVDMADEEAGRRAIAELNNYDYEGRPLTVNEAQARQGGM
- a CDS encoding monovalent cation:proton antiporter family protein, with protein sequence MPNHGPALGSLVLVAVLAFVVPLLLNRLRRVRVPIAAGEILAGMLVGKSGLGLVHSDELLSIFNFLGIGALMFLAGMEIDLAALVGGGARPKGRPAWLARLHQPLALGAALFLLTAYGAWWFAHRLHARGLVEEPLFLTLIVATCGLSIIMPVLKERNMFADPFGQVLFSTAVIADFLPMLGLSVLAAVRLNGSALEALWILALLGFGVLVYLAARWLQRFKLLEGLTGGTAQISVRAAWALMLVFLALAQTVGVEAILGSFLAGLLLSMLAGSHREEISHKLDALGFGFLIPIFFVMVGVEFDLRALLSDPAALALVPLLLGGTILVKALPGVLLAIWHPLRRTLAGMALLTTQMSVTIAASAVAYTVGAYGASTHAAVVLVAIVTAILGPILFNRILGDAGPEPERTGVVLAGMNRLSLHLGRRLLAHGVPVSAVDEHPERVQEFAGAGISAVLSHPSAEEGLRQAGAERARALVALTGDERSNLAAARLGRSQFGIPRAILFATSPECLAEAAQEGLEAVNPDLSPALLVESLLTSPGATALLTGEDRDVQIQDFTLTGGPLVGTALRDARLPAGVLVVSVLRGAEKIVPHGNTVLQQGDLLTVVGPPESWEAMRRLAAGQSV